Part of the Lotus japonicus ecotype B-129 chromosome 6, LjGifu_v1.2 genome, taatcaaaattttaatcgGTACATGAGTCTTTATTGTTGAACCGACTCATTTTGGATAACACGCCTtaatctggcttaaggtaccacagcaagcaccttaaaaaaattcaaaactatCGTACATTATATTGGATATAGTTTGTTTTTAAAACCAATCATCTACATTTATCCACATTCATAGAAGAAGCAATTtatgtatattaattaaatgTTTTAATTATCAAAGTAAAAACGAATCATAACAATGATTGGAGAAACCGACAAGACTTTGCTTGTTTTCTCTACGTGAGGAGCATGTAAGATGCAATTAGAAAAGTGGAGCATACATATACACTACTATTAATTAGTGATTGACCCTAATGTTTCCAACGACACCTAAACGAAGCACATGGGGGAGAGCCAATGAATTTCATTGAAGCTGAACCTTTTTCCAGTTGGTGTGGAATATTCAACCTGTCTAAAATTTAGATATATACACTTTTGGATGATACATGGCGGTTGGTGATCGATTTGGACATGCATCAAAATTGGATTAGAGGTATATGGTTTTAGAATTGATGATGACATTAACAATACTATGGTCTAgttcaaaaatataatatatatggtCCAGTATAGCAGCTGTATTCGACCACGCATGTGAGCTCTAATTATGTCATACCATTCTTGCACGACTTATATATGGTTCAATACGAAGGTGCAATTAGGATTTTAACATTGAGGGGATTtaacaaaatattaaaattaatttagataaaTTTTGTGGTATTCAAAAATTATTTTCGATATGATTCTCGCATCATCACATGACTCAGTAAATTATTGTCATGTGCGATAGAGTTTTAGCTGTCGAGACTTATTGACAACAAAAAGGACGACATCTGAAAAATTGTGAACGGTGAACTATATATGAAAATGATGTACCCGACACCTCTGCTCTGGAACAAAATTTTAGTGATGTAGAGGAGAAGAAGGGTTGTGAGCCGCTTGAAGCATTACTTTGCAAATAatgataaaattattaacatttaaaatttaGAGTATGTATGTTTATTACTCTCtctgttcctaattataagacatagttttagatttttcatgttcctaaatataagacctcttacaataatctagcaaaagTATTTTACTCTTCCATATATacccctcacattaattgtGTGTTATCAATTTCAAAGTTTtaattaccacctaccattaattagtgagcgaaaatgacaaagggtaaatatggaagaatgtatgcattttttaaaaaccaatacattaattagacacatttaaaactttcttaataagcgcaattttttgtattaggtcttataattaggaacaaagGGAGCACTACATATCATTTTGAGCATTTATGCCTCAATTAAATATATTTGTTAGTGCACGTCATTTCAGGTACTACACATGAATCTGCCTTAAAGTACCATAACAAGAACCTAAAATTTAACACTTCATCTGTTCTAAAATAaaggttgtttaaggttattCACATTTTTCAATAACTAATCATtagataaatattttgattgaaaTACTGCTATTTAAAGTTGTATTATGTTAAGgagaatttttattattatttgttaaGTGCATAGTGAGAGTTATGATAAGTGAAAATTGAAGGGATAATTATGAGATATAGTATTAAATGAGAGTAtataaggagagagagagagagagagagagagagagagagagagagagagagagagagagagagagagagagagagagagagagagagagagagagagagagagagagagagagagagagagagagagagagagagagagagagagagagagagagagagagagagagagagagagagagtcttggatttgcaaaacaacttatattttgaaaCAATTTACAAATGTTAAAATAACTTATATTTTAGAACGGTGGGAGTATAAGTAAATATGGTAGAAATTGCATCTAAGCATCGTGTTCATTGCATATCTCTTTTATCTTCACCTTTTCCACAATTTGTCTGCACTCCAAGATGGAGAGAAGCTGCAATGGGTTTGTTCAATGTCTTCATTGTAAACCATTTTGAAGCTTCACCGGCCTAGAATACACAATCCGGACCTCCTAGACTTGCTGGAACAGGGTTGAAAGGACCTCTTGGACATACTTGCAAGGATGAAGGTTAGAAAACATATAGCCCTTCCACCCACGCCCTTCCTCGTCGAAGTGGGCAAGGGAAGAGCAAGACTCACTGCCGGGATCTCATAAGACGCCACCTTCCCCAAGATATGGCCTGAGGGAGGTGAAAATTTGTGTGTCCTATAAAAAATCATGTGGCCCCATCCATGTGATTAAGTGAGATTGACATGACATATATGTGTATTAtagttaaaaattattttacacaTGGATAATTAATAACTAAAATGTTATTAAAACTAAAACACTTATGAAAATTGATAAGGGAAATCCGACCAAGACTACCTAGGAAGGGGTAGGAGGGGAGGGGAACGGGAGACGCCGGGCGATGAATAAAAGGGGGAGTAGGAGCTCGAACGAACGACAGGAGAGTGGTGGTCTCGCAACGTGGATGTGAGCCCAGGAAGGGGTCCTGCAAGGCACTCTGATGCCTAAGTCAGTTCGGGTTCCGATCGTTGTAAAGTTTAAGTGTAGAAGTTAGAGTTAAGAGAAGAAGTTACCTTGGCCCCCTTATGTAAGGGGCCTTTTATATGAGATCTTGTAGCTAGGATAGTTCCCAGAGGGGTTATGAGAGCCTAGGGCCTAGGAGGTTCCCTGTTGTTGGATTTTTCTGCAACCTTTGCAAGTCCCAGAGATCCTACGGCCCAGGGTTTCTAGTGATTGGAAGCTAGGCCTTGAGCCTTGACCCTAGCCTTTAGTAGTAAGGAGTAGGATCGGTAATGTGATGGTTGAGATGACCTCTTCCCTGCTCGTTGTGCGTGGTTGGTGGCTCCTCTAGTCCTCTCAGTGGCCACCTCGTCCTGGAATGGTGGTCGGGGTTGGTGGTATCATGTGTAACCGTCTTGAGTGTCAGTCGAGTACTGAGTACCATATGTCCCCGTCTGGGGTGGTGCTCGGGTTGCGAGTATTACCCGTACCCACTTTGAGTCGTGATCGGGAAAGGGGTACCTGGAATGGGATATCCCTATGGTAGGGCCCTACCAGGGTGGCTTCTTGGTTCTGGTTTATTGAGGTGATGGAATCTGGGACGCTGATGGTGGTCGTCCGTTCAGATATAAGGGGGGGTGGTCGGGTGATTTCTCGACTCCTAGAACAGTAGTCCCCTAGTTCTGGTCCACTAAGGTAGTGGAGCGTGAACTAATGAGGTGACCGTCCCTCTTTGGTCAGCAAGTGATTAAGTCGTCTTGCCGACTCCCATAACAAAAATCTTAATTTTCTTTATCCTTATCCTAATTCCTAAAAAGTTCGCAACCACCGCAAATTGAATTTCTCTTACCCCAAACCTCGTCTTACCGATCAACCTATCAAAAATAAAAGACTAAATTTTCTAACCTACTCTTAAAGTTTCAGTCTCATCAAACAATGAACAAATATGTTGTAGTGATTTTACGGTAGCTATTCAAAGTTTAAGCGAGAAtaacttcttcttttttttaactCAGCAAACCATAATATTAACTTAAAGCAAATTCAGCATAGAAGCCAATACATCAGCACTCAAAAAGTTAGACAACCCTGGAGGACCCTCCTCTATCCAGACAACATCAGCAAAGATAGAGGCGTTCCTAGCGAGATAATCAACACAAGAGTTTCTTTCACGACGCACAAATGAAAGATCAACTTGATCAAATAAAGAAACTAGACTATGACCTGAATAATAGTAAACAAATAAGAAGATCCAaacactttctctctctctttattATCTCTCAACGTGGTTATTCACACTTGACCTCTCTTTACAACCTAATCATAGCCTTAATTATCCACTTCAGACAAGTGAGACACAATGGGCTCATACATTTGGGCTTTTCTCAACCCAAACTAAACACTACTAAGGGTATTATTGCCAAAAGAGCGTATCAAGTGAGAGCAATGTCTAAATatgagagatgagagcattAATTTGTGACTAAACAATCATAAATGAGTGGTTTAGATTTAATCACcatgtgactttttaaaaaagtcatatgattttatattttagtCTTGACCATTTATATTAGAGTTAATTGCCATGATTTAATACTCTCATCTCTCATAATAAATATTGCTCTAACTTAATAAGTTTATTTTATCAAtatcttattttattattatagtaGTTAGTATAACTTATCATACATTACATTAAAAAAACAGATAGATATATGAGATGGATGGAGTAATTATTATCACAAAAATATATTTGGATAGTTATGTGGATATTTGTCAACCATGCCTAAAGTCAAATATATGTGTGTATACATGAGTCAAGTTCCGGCGGTTCACCTGACTTGCTGATAATTCAATCatcaactttaattttttttcctcacAGAACATTCCTACCCTTTCTCAGCAGCCAAACAAGGGAAACTGCATGAAGTGCAAGACAGCTAACGAATTTGATGCAATGTTGGAGAAAAAAAGTTGTGAAAAAGTGTTGGACCTACCGGCAACAATTAATTAAGTGTGCACCCAACAAACACAAAACTAGCTCACATGGCCTCCAACCCAACAAGGCCAAGCAAGCGCTCATCAAGGAGCACAGGGAGGAGGTTCATATCAATCCATGCAACAACTTTCAAGATCTCTCTTTATTCTTTCACctttttacacatgattgaatattttccttcAATTCAAGAAGCTATCATATGCTTTAATTTAACTATTcaatgtgtgtgtgtttttaaACTTGGTCAATTTCAAAATTATGTCCTCCTTCCTTGTTGCGTGTTTCATAATTTAAGATATTAATCTTTTAATTGttattgattttgtttggtACTCCATATTTGTGTCTTTCATTAAAGCTTAAGAGACCATAATATCACAATATCAATACACTGCTCGTAACTTATGAactttaatttaatattaatttataatcACTATGTGTTATAGACTTCAATTGTAAGATGAATTTGTCTAATTAAGTGAAATTTACCCTCGGGTAACTTGAATTTTTTACTTCTCTGTTCTTTTTGCTATTTAACTCTCTCAAATTTAATTTTAggtggaaacatgagctttaaAGATagcttaaaaaatataaaacaccgtgaaagtaaataatattttttataaaaattaacCAGAAAGATAACATTTGATATTCAAACCAATGTTAAATAAACGACTTGAAAGTGGGCGAATCCTAACAGATATGAAGTGTAATTTCCtcaataaataaaatagaaactCTGCTTTTGGAGTGATTGGTGGGTATTTACTGTTCAATAAAAACCGTCAATCTTTATTCTCTTGCTGGATATTGCAAGCTTTAtctgattttttaaaatttattgcaGAGAATGGGGAGAAAAAAAGCACTAATGGTGGAGCCTGAGTCGTTGTTCGCAGTCATATCAGTTTTGTGCAACCATCCTAAAAGGAACTCAACTtatcttctcctctcctctaaTTAGTAGAAAAGTCAGGTGGAGAAAAGATCAGTCACACAAGCCACTATATTTTAGATATAACTTTTGTGTTTGTGCTCAACTCACCAGTGTCAATTTTGTACCTTTAGTGCATTAGTTAGTTGAGAAATGATAGTACCATCACTCTAACACCTTTCAACCAATCTCTTATTAGGTTGTTAATATTAATGTGAGACCAATccaatttaattaatttcacatagatttcaaataataaataagTGAGCGTTTAAAAAATAGAATTAAAATGAGTAACACTCATCtaattagtattatgaagaTTTTTAAACCACAATCATGCTATTTGACACGACAGTCAATTATGACttgactctctctctctcttacccTAGTGATTCCCAACCTCTGTCTTGCTTActgttttttcccttttttcatgTACTTCTTATCCCCCTCGCATATTTCCAACTGCTGGCAGAGCCAAGCACATTACTGTATATCTCTAGGGCTGTGTGGGATCAGCATGTTGTTTCTTTAGGCTTAGGCATTTTCAATGAATGGATCTATGATCctttgaacaaaaaaaatggGTACATTAACTGTTAGGATTTAGTGTGCAGAAGCATTAGTCAATTTTTGACTCGTGTGAGACCCTTTGATTGGCACAATCTTCACTTGAGTACTTCATGAAAGTTGTAGCTCTTTTAGTTAGCTTCCATTGGCTTCATAAAGCGACCAATTCGAGttctatagctcaaactttGATCGTTTCAATCAGATTATTCAAATTCACAAGTTCTAACTACAACACGTAAAGATTTTGACCAAACTAGAGAGATTTAGAAGTTAAGCTCAATTGAAAGTTTTAGAGTTTTCTTCTAGCTTTCtagtaatatattatttatttcatttggacTATGATAGCTCCAGATTCAACGTGTTCTATTAGAAATAGTCATAGAAGCTAATAATAAAGAATTAAAGAGTTTTCATGCAAAAACTCAAAGGTGTGACAGTTCACAACTCAAGTTGTCAAAATTATGTACAAAAATAATCTAATCATGCTTTGAATATCACAATTAATGTGCATCAATCATGCATTAATCAAGCATCATACACGGAAAAAAAGGTTTTGTGAAGATCATTATTCATGTTATATTGTTATTGAATCTGTTTTTTTTAGGGTAAGGATGGATACTTCATTGATCAGGGCCAGAAAGGCCGAAGGTGAACAACAAATGGGCTAAAGCCCAAGTCCTGACATTTTTGCTAGACAAAAAAACTGAAAAGCCAAGTTGCAAGGTTAAATATTGGAATCCCAAGTATAAGAATGTAGAACGTCGCAAGTAATAACCAATCAAAATGGTAAGAAATCAATGGCAAATACTTGTGTAAGTGTATAACATCTCACTAGTGATGTGACAAACCCCAGAGAATTATCGGATTTAATTCAACAAGAAGACTGATATAATATCTTCTTGTTAATACCACAAACTTGTatcgtatttttttttgttccacTTAAAATTTAgaagccaaacaacaaactacGCAAGCGAGTCTAAACAAtgacaaaaaaataacaaaagaatTATTCAGCATTCATTCCATTTTTGTCAACCCAAGCCTTTTGTTTTTCCTCCAAGAGGTCTATTGAGAGATGCGATAGCAGGAGATTCAAGGCCCAATGATAGGCCCGCTTGTCTGAGCAGCTTGTACCAAGTAAATAAAGATATCAAATAGCATCAAAATTTAGAACACTGGGTGAAAAAATGCAATACTTGTTTTTTGTTCAAATTTTGATAGGCCCGTTTCGTCTTGATTCCCATCCAAAGGTCCAAATTTTGTCCTAGCCTTACTACTTATACATGCatcactcactcactctcaCCCTCACTATGCTCACTCTCACTCTTAGTGTTATTTCTTCATTAAATCTAAATCAACCATTATTATAAGGTGTAACGTAGTGATTAGTTCACTTCATCCTTTAACTATCACATATAAAAAATGAAGCGCATATTATGATCAGATGTTTACCACTTAATGTGAGCATTCACAGCGAAAGAATTATGACCTGTTTGTTTGCAGTTTTCAAaatagttttcagtttttaaaaactgaaaaccttAGTCATTATTATCAGTATCGGACGATCATTAGATTTGACACCTcactcattagaaatgtcaccccacttacggaAACCCAGTTCCcaaaatatttcggaaataaggtttccgaagcactttttcactcaaaagtggggtgttacatgtattttgcactacaaatcacgaattaatttcggaatctaaTAATTCGAAACTtgaaaatctgaaaatttagggtgtgaaatctaatggttggggtggcaaatccaGCTCTCGTATCGGACTCACCCAGAAAAAAGTTAGATCAATACTACACACATTCACTTTCATCTCATCAAAGATTCCATcatttctcatttctctctttATCACTACAAACAGAAAGTATCAAtcggagaaagaagaagaagaagaagatgcagTACAAGAACCTCGGGCGATCAGGCCTAAAGGTAAGCCAGCTATCCTACGGCGCATGGGTGAGTTTCGGCAACCAGCTCGACGTCAAAGAAGCCAAATCCCTCCTCCAATGCTGCCGCGACCACGGCGTCAACTTCTTCGACAACGCCGAAGTCTACGCCAACGGCCGCGCCGAGGAGATCATGGGTCAAGCCATCCGCGAGCTCGGATGGAAGCGCTCTGACATCGTCGTCTCCACCAAGATCTTCTGGGGTGGTCAAGGTCCCAACGACAAGGGTCTCTCTCGCAAGCACATCGTTGAAGGCACTCGCGCTTCGCTCAAGAGGCTTGACATGGAGTATGTTGATGTTATCTATTGTCATCGCCCTGATACTTCTACTCCGATTGAGGAAACTGTTAGGGCTATGAACTTTGTTATTGATCAGGGTTGGGCTTTCTATTGGGGGACTAGTGAGTGGTCCGCGCAGCAGATCACTGAGGCGTGGGCCGTCGCGCATCGCCTTGATCTTGTTGGGCCTATTGTGGAGCAGCCTGAGTACAATCTCTTGTCCAGGCACAAGGTGTGTGATTTGATTTTACCTGATTTGAttggattttgttaattttagaaATGGTGTTGTTAATGATGTATGGATGTGTGTAgtgtttgatttgattttagCTGATTTTGTTTGTTGGTTGAGAAATGGTGATGTTAATGATGAATGGATGTGTAGTGTGTGATTTGATTTTAGATGATTTTGTTAGGTTGAGAAATGGTGTCGTTAATGGTGAAAGGATGTGTGTAGTGTGTGATTTGATTTTAGCTGATTTTGTTAGGTTGAgaaatgatgatgataatgatgaaTGGATGTGTGTACTGTTGTGTGTGATTTgattttagatgattttggtaGGTTGAGAAATGATGATGTTAATGATGGATGAATGAAAATGTGTGCAGGTTGAAGCTGAGTATCTGCCACTGTATTCTAGTTATGGGATTGGACTCACTACTTGGAGTCCACTTGCATCTGGAGTTCTCACTGGCAAATACAAGAAAGGAGCTATTCCGTCTGATAGCCGTTTTGCTTTGGAGAATTACAAAGTGAGCTTAgcccttcttttctttttttgactATTCTTTGAGGTTTTTATTGACTCTGTTTGTCTGTGTTTGTTTGGAATGAATGGTTTTGGTGATAAGAACCTGTTCCGTTTCACATAATGTCTCTTTTTTTTGTCCCCTTGTTGTAGAGATTTTTAACTACTAGGCAACGGAAAAACTAGGAGGAACAGTGATAACTAGTGAAAAAAGAGAGTGTGTGGAAAGATGGGAAAAAAGAGTTATAGCTAAATCACCCCAACAAGTTAAGCTTACCCCTAGATGTCCGAATATTTTGTTTATGAAAATGTATGTAACGAAGTATGTGTAATTCTCAACACATTTATCTTGATCACATTGGTGCACCTAGAGTGTTATTTAATACTTGGGGCGAGTTAGATAACGAAAAGAACTTGTTTCATTTGACAAAatgctgtttttttttgtctCCTTTGTGAAAGAGCTATGTTATTTGCTACTAGACTATGAAAAACTAGGAGTAACAAGGATCAGGATCCTCTCGAGTGGAAACTTCACATGACATAGTCATGTTGTAATTTTGTGTCTATCTTTCTCTTTATATGTAAATATGTGGGCTATAGACACAATATTGCACCTGACACTGTGATGTGACCTGAGAGGATCCTAATCTGGAGGGAGAGTGATAACTAATGAGGTTAAATAGTGTGTGAAATGATGGGAAAAATTTGTCTGACTTATTCCAGGTTAATAATCTTGTGGActaataataaaaattcaagTAAAGAAATGCCTTAAATTGTCTTGCGAGCATATTTATCTTCTGATCACTTTGGTCCACTTATGATTGAGTTATCTAAACCTTGAGTTGGGCTAAGTCGGACCATAGAGGCATAGACCACCCTGAAAATATAGAAATTATAGAGGAAAAgagtgaaagagagaaaaatataaacttAGTCCAATCGCCTTATCTTATCTGATATTTGCTGTGATAATTTGTATCAATTGATGAATGGAAATGGGATTATTTTCCCCCATTTGAATGGTTACTGAATAGTTCCCCCTTTTCATGTGTGTTGCAGAACCTGGCAGCTCGTTCATTGGTTGACGATGTGCTAAAAAAGGTTGATGGTTTAAAGCCAATAGCAGATGAACTGGGTGTGCCATTAGCACAACTTGCAATTGCATGGTGTGCTAATAATCCCAATGTCTCGTCAGTTATCTGTGGCGCTACAAAGGAGTCTCAGGTTAGTTCTCACATGATCAAGATATATTTAAGGACACCATTTAGGTTGTGTGTGTATGTCATATTCTTGTCAGTGATATTTGTAAATTCTGCCTTAAGCAATAAATACTTATATCAGCTGGATAATggtatattaattatttcaggCATTGGTGGCATTATTGATTTCAATCAAGTTACTTATTTATGTTGGGATGTGTTATGAATAACTcaatttcattttaattaatattgtcCTGTAACTATAGGGATTTTTCAACTATGTTTATCATTAAGTAGTGAGAGTAATTTTCTTTATCAAGGGGTtatttcctttttatttccAAAAAGAATACTTCTAAGTTTCAGTCGCAATAGTTTGATAGCATTGCAATGTGGGAAACTGTTTGTTAAGATTATTCACTTCAGATGTCAGTGCGTATGATTCAGGATGATTGATAATATTTCcttattcttcttag contains:
- the LOC130723296 gene encoding probable voltage-gated potassium channel subunit beta, which translates into the protein MQYKNLGRSGLKVSQLSYGAWVSFGNQLDVKEAKSLLQCCRDHGVNFFDNAEVYANGRAEEIMGQAIRELGWKRSDIVVSTKIFWGGQGPNDKGLSRKHIVEGTRASLKRLDMEYVDVIYCHRPDTSTPIEETVRAMNFVIDQGWAFYWGTSEWSAQQITEAWAVAHRLDLVGPIVEQPEYNLLSRHKVEAEYLPLYSSYGIGLTTWSPLASGVLTGKYKKGAIPSDSRFALENYKNLAARSLVDDVLKKVDGLKPIADELGVPLAQLAIAWCANNPNVSSVICGATKESQIQENMKAIDVIPLLTPAVMEKIENVVQSKPKRPDSYR